A genome region from uncultured Desulfovibrio sp. includes the following:
- a CDS encoding DEAD/DEAH box helicase produces MSQELEKESAAPADEGSCSPVTGDESGETLAVEEPENALPAVTLEALPDAMRQACARAGWTRLMPVQSLALPYLMARRDIMVQSRTGSGKTGAYLLPMLPELDPAEQRPQALVLVPTRELAVQVEHEAGIIFDGTGIRHVAVYGGVGYGKQMDALRDGAQLIVGTPGRVLDHLLRHTLSLDSLRLLVFDEADRMLSIGFYPDMKEVQRYLPRRRVHTCMFSATYPPHVLRLAGEFMEDPSMLSLSCRTVHVAEVQHLFCACRPMDKDRVLVRLLETENPASAIIFCNTKANVHYVTSVLQGFGYNAEELSADLSQNRREAVLDKIRRGALQYLVATDVAARGIDIPALSHVFLYEPPEDHESYIHRAGRTGRAGAAGTVISLVDVMQRMELERIARHYHIAITEIPAPTDEDVAAVAGARLLTVLEARFRKLTGLERERVARYLPLVRDLCRQEEGDGERMLAMLLDACHQEILRESRFPEGRPQAPAGDRRSGSREEGGRSSRSRRRRSERKSENREGAPAVQSGDEAAASAPEAAVPDGQETPASTATAGHEGSRRRRSGRRRRGRGRQDTEAAAPAAVPEED; encoded by the coding sequence ATGTCCCAAGAGCTTGAAAAAGAATCCGCTGCCCCCGCTGACGAAGGGAGCTGTTCCCCTGTGACCGGCGATGAATCCGGAGAAACGCTTGCGGTGGAAGAGCCGGAAAACGCCCTGCCCGCCGTAACCCTGGAAGCGCTGCCCGACGCCATGCGCCAGGCCTGCGCACGGGCCGGCTGGACCCGGCTCATGCCGGTGCAGTCCCTGGCGCTGCCCTATCTCATGGCCCGCCGCGACATCATGGTGCAGTCGCGCACGGGCAGCGGCAAGACCGGGGCCTATCTGCTGCCCATGCTGCCCGAACTGGACCCGGCCGAGCAGCGGCCGCAGGCCCTGGTGCTGGTGCCCACACGGGAACTGGCCGTGCAGGTGGAGCACGAGGCCGGCATCATTTTTGACGGAACGGGCATCCGCCATGTGGCCGTCTATGGTGGGGTGGGCTACGGCAAGCAGATGGACGCCCTGCGCGACGGCGCCCAGCTCATCGTGGGCACGCCGGGCCGCGTGCTGGACCACCTGCTGCGCCACACCCTTTCGCTGGACAGCCTGCGCCTGCTGGTCTTTGACGAGGCTGACCGCATGCTGTCCATCGGCTTCTACCCCGACATGAAGGAAGTGCAGCGCTATCTGCCGCGCCGGCGGGTGCACACCTGCATGTTTTCGGCCACCTATCCGCCGCACGTGCTGCGCCTGGCCGGGGAATTCATGGAAGACCCCTCCATGCTTTCCCTGTCCTGCCGGACGGTGCATGTGGCCGAGGTGCAGCATCTGTTCTGCGCCTGCCGCCCCATGGACAAGGACCGCGTGCTGGTGCGCCTGCTGGAGACGGAAAATCCGGCATCGGCCATTATTTTTTGCAATACCAAGGCCAATGTGCACTATGTGACCAGCGTCCTGCAGGGCTTTGGCTACAATGCGGAGGAACTGTCGGCGGACCTCTCCCAGAACCGCCGCGAGGCCGTGCTGGACAAGATCCGCCGGGGCGCTCTCCAGTATCTGGTGGCCACGGACGTGGCCGCGCGCGGCATCGATATTCCGGCGCTGTCCCATGTGTTTCTGTATGAACCCCCGGAAGATCACGAAAGCTACATCCATCGTGCCGGCCGTACCGGCCGCGCGGGAGCGGCGGGTACGGTGATCTCGCTGGTGGATGTCATGCAGCGCATGGAGCTGGAGCGCATTGCCCGGCACTATCATATTGCCATTACCGAGATTCCGGCGCCCACTGACGAGGATGTGGCGGCCGTGGCCGGCGCCCGTCTGCTCACGGTGCTGGAGGCGCGTTTCCGCAAGCTCACCGGTCTGGAGCGCGAGCGCGTGGCCCGCTATCTGCCGCTGGTGCGCGATCTGTGCCGCCAGGAAGAGGGGGACGGCGAGCGTATGCTGGCCATGCTGCTGGATGCCTGTCATCAGGAAATCCTGCGCGAAAGCCGTTTCCCCGAAGGACGGCCCCAGGCGCCTGCCGGTGACAGAAGGAGCGGCTCGCGGGAAGAGGGTGGCCGGTCGTCACGTTCCCGCCGGCGTCGTTCGGAACGCAAGAGCGAAAACCGGGAAGGCGCGCCGGCAGTACAGAGCGGGGACGAGGCTGCGGCTTCCGCCCCTGAGGCAGCGGTCCCGGACGGGCAGGAGACGCCGGCATCGACGGCAACAGCGGGCCATGAGGGTTCCCGGCGGCGGCGTTCGGGACGCCGGCGTCGCGGGCGCGGCCGGCAGGACACGGAGGCTGCCGCACCGGCGGCAGTGCCGGAAGAGGACTAG